Below is a genomic region from Vitis riparia cultivar Riparia Gloire de Montpellier isolate 1030 chromosome 16, EGFV_Vit.rip_1.0, whole genome shotgun sequence.
GACCATCTAATTGGTCCTGtgattcatttttattcaaaaacttCCTACAAGTAGGCTTCATCATCATTTGGAGGGACTATTTTGCTCTATTAAAGATTTgctctttgaattaatatctaTGTCATTCACTCCAAGTCCCCCTCCTTCCATGTGGCCGAACTCGAATTGAATGAACATAGGTAGAAGGGAAAATATATCTAATAAgtatttctttataaaatcttttgaCTAAATAATAAATTGCACAAGTATAACGGGTACTTAATAAAATGGTTGTATCACATgcaatatttaattatatataatatattatatacatatatctcTCTTGcccttttggaaaaaataacaatattcCAAAGTATTaacatatttaatgaaaatttcaaaatcgaATGGAATTGTAGTCTCCTATTTGTGTCTCTTATGTGTCTATGTATCTATATGTGGATAagataattcttcaaataataaaaaagagagagagaaaaaaaggttgAAATATGTAATTGATGGATAATGCAATTAAAtgtcaaagaaagaaaaaaaatagagaagatgtgaaaagtgttttaaatttttaattaatattttttttagtaaaaaaaaaattttgtctAGACCAATTTTATACGGTGGTATTTTTccataagaataaaatatattataaaaataaaatatttatataaaataagaaatttttttaattaaaatatttttataaataatctaTGCCTAATGAATTAGACATGTGGGGAAAATGAAACTACCTAGGAGACCAAGGATGCTATTCAAGgtattctattttcttatttcttatatttgctTTTTCTATCCTCTATAACAATATTCTTTCATGGGATGGTGAAATATTTGTGTCATCCATTAATATAGATATATGGGTTGCAAAAATCATATCGAAACCTTATATACCTTTGTGTGGACGATTATTAGCTCCGTATCTTTAAGCAAGTGGGggaaaagtttttatttttatttttattttttttccacatgatagaaagaaataaaataaatgatatagaagaaaaaaaaagttaatattcaagaaaaaaaaaatacatgaaaggCACTTTTTCTAAAGGGGTTCTATTTGAGGGTTTTCtgaaaattaagaattatttttcttattcagatATTTTTATGCCTCTTTTACTCAAATATTCCAAATATTAAAGCATGGAACTAGAGTTGCTTGATTTCTCATCTTCATGTTTAAAGCCACACGCATTGGATTGGGCCCCAGTCCGGAGTTCTGGCCCATTGTCCCCAACCCAAAATTTAAGTTTGGAGCTGGAGGTTGGGCTGGGCTTGGGCATTAAATAGCCTGATCCAACTTCACTTCCAACCCAACATCGTAGATCATAAATGCATACAATTAAACGATTTTGACCCGACTATCTATTTAACTTGGAGTTAACATCCATTGTTATAAATGGAAAGAATTTGGACCGTTTGTCATGATCATAAACATTGTTGAATCTTTCCACCATCTTCACTGAAGTACTCATCTCAATGGATAAAGACTTGAATGTCTTCctctctattaaaaaaattacgtTACATCCCTCAAGATTtagaaataaatcatttttctaaatcatattatataaaaaaaaatacataatattcTTCTCTTATAATTTTACGTTGTGTCGAACATCAGGCAACCAATAAATTCAATAAACCCTAGATTATGATACATGATCAGAGCCCGGAAGTGAATGGCACGCGGGTGGCCGGCAGCCATGACTGGCCAGCAATGAAGCTGCCGACGGTGAACCGCGATGCCACGGTTGCACTAGTAATAACATGATAACCAGACCACTTCACCCTATTTCTGGTTGATGAAGAAGGTCCAAAATTCTGATATTCACCATAATACAATGTACTCTGAGCAAAATTAGAAGTGCCCCATGGTGACCACCCTGATGGATCAACCAAGCTATCAAGGTAAGTTTTGAGGATAACGGTTCTTGAATATCGCTGCCATGGCCTTCCCAAGTATGTTTTGAATGATCCAACCACTGGCTTTAGGTCAGATGCAGCAAGAATTCGAGAATTATGGATGGATATTCCAGTGTTTTGGTATGGATCACCCCGGCCCTGAGCTGTGATCACGTTGGCTTGGCCTTGTAGGGGCCTTCTAGCAAAGATCATGCACTGTTGGAAAACTACTGCTGCGTTTCCAAATATGAAGTCTATGGTGCCATAGATGTAGCATTCTCTATAGAATTGCCGTTGGGAGTGGACCATGAGGGTATCTTGGTACCCTTGGAAGGCACAGTGGTAGAAGACCGAGAGGTCAGAACTTGATCTGAGTGCAACTGCTTGGCCATTTTTTGGACCGGCTGTGTTCTTGAATGTAATGCCTCGTGCGATAAAGCGAAGACCTTGGATTCCTACAAGATATATTTAGGGAAAAGTACTAGTCAATCATGGAGTTATACACATTAAATCATGGCCATAATATGTAATGATCATCTTTCTTGATATATAAGTAAGTCatccattattttcttctttgagtGATGAAGAAGCCTTGTAACAAATGGTCCCTTTATCAAGATTAGCATCTACAGATCCTTTTAGCATGCAGAAGGAAGAGCAGCTAGCATTTCCTGGCAAAAAAAAATAGTCTGAAGCATTTTCTTAGGTTTTTATATCATCTTAATGTCGGTCTAACTAAGCAAATGATAATTGAATTGGTTAACAAGGGATTTCAACCTCTTTACAACTTGACTTCCTATTTGATTTTGGGAATTCTTTGGGGAAAATGCTAAGGTACCGTTGCGGTATCTATTAAACATAAGATTTGAACCATTGAATATATATGATGAGATCTAGACAGTTGAATAAGAGCACAAACGAATGAGACCAAGGTATAAGGGTGTAAATAATGCgatgtaaaaatatatatgtgatACTATTTGAGAgagaatttttttcatagttacCAAAAAAGTACACTTGGGTACTCTAACCAGACctttttctttgatatatttgtcaaatggagagagagagacaaaAGAGGTCTTACCAGCAGTTGCAGAGTTGTAGGTGGTGTAGCCTCCTCTAACACTCCTGCTGCCAGTGATGATTGTTTTCTTCATGCCATCACCAACCAGCGTAATATTGTTCACATTGATGCCAACTTCAATATTCTCCCTATAAAGACCCTTTTTCACATATATAATGAACCTCCCACTGCTTGTCCTCTTCGCTGCTGCATTTATAGCAGCTTGAATGGAGCTAAAATCTCCCGAGCCATCCTTCGCTACTACAAGATTTGCACTTGTAGCAAGCGATGTAGACTGCAACAACTTCCTCTCACCAGCCGAAACCCAGCTAGGAAATCCCCCTCTATAACTGGTTCCCTCCATAAGCCCATCATTTATAGCCAAACTGTTGCTGATGAGCTGAGAAACATTGTTGGACATGAGGGGGAATATGAAGTTTGTGACGTTTAGATCATTGGCGCTGTCTTGACAAGTTTCTAGATTCGTAAAGGCGGTGCTAAGCCATGTTTGAGCATCAAAATCGCTACAACTTTGGTTACCATGTAGGCCTTGAAGAGTTTGATTTAGCTGGTACACGGTGTCCTCATAGAGCTTCAAACAGTCATTCCAAGCGCCTTTCTGCGACTTGTTCACACAATTGGAGCCGGACCGCAGCACCTGCCTCTGCCCATGAAGGGCTCGATCCATGGCTACTTGCACCAACATCCTCCGAAAATCGGACTTATGATCGGGTGCAAAACGCTGGTGGCTATGGCTCATGAAATACTTGCAGGGCTCAGGATGCGGCGTGGTGTTGCACCACCATTTTATGTTGCCACGACCATTTTTGATTGGGCTGTTGAGAATATAGAAGAAGAGAAGGATATGAATACCATAAGTGACACAATTTTTGTCGCCATGAATGTGTCTCTCCTTTTCCGTTCCCAACTTTGGATCCAGAGAAGTAGGGTTTTCTTTATAGAGGAGAAGGATGATGAGCTTCACAAGTTGACATCTACACTCAACCCATGTCTTTACTCATCGTGGTGCATACGAATATGTAACCTATATGTGTATGACatcttataattaattttcaatacatGTAACATGTTGTAACCGTACGGCAGTTTGCTGTAATTATTTATACATTGATTGAGTAGCTTGATTCTCAAGTACATTGGAAGTAACGATTCTTTTCAAAGGAAGAAACCATGTTCATGGCCTATATATTATTCAAATCAGATGTACACAGCCCCTAAATTGTGCATCACCCATGTGGTTTGTAGTTTTCCAAGGAAGCAAACCATCCTCTTTCAAAGTTGTAAAGTTTTAACTATGATTCATTACAGCCAGTGGACCAAAAAGAATTAAGTAAATGACTCCCCTAGCTACCGATCGATCACTGTGTCAATTCATCTGTGTGAACTCTTTGGTCAAAATGATGGGCTTTTTACAGCTCCATctatactaatttttttctgAAGGAAAAGGAGTAGAAGATGATCAGTTCACAGATGAAGAGGAAAATTTTCTAGATCTGCATCCATGAATATGTATGTATAAAGAGCTTATGTATCTTGTTAGGTTGACTTACATTTCtgtgctttttaatttttagctaaaaatgttatttcaaGAGTTAATTAATATAGTTTCTTTTCTGCCATGAAAAGGGCTGTTAATTTTCTAATGGATTGATGAAGGTTCTGACCACTCTAGATATTTTAAGATATCATTGACCTCCTCTTTAGTTTTCAAGATTGTTTATTTtctgataaaattaaattgaaggaGAATTTTTTGAGTGTCATAAAATAATGTATAACCTGAATACAATAAAtccttctttatatatatatatatatatatatataaatttgttgGTATGGAATCTAGAGCACTCTTGACAGGCTTAAAGATTGTAATAAATTGTGACTGGTGAGAAATTGTCTTGATTCTAGATTTTAGAAAAAGTATTAGAGAAAAAGATACATTTTGGGcctcaatttaaaattgaaaaaacttatAAACCGATTCAAATCAACCAAAATTGATTATATTAGTTcagttttcaataataaaaaatgtcaattcaatttgagaattttaaaaaccaaacttatcaattcaattttgatttcttttttgtcataaaattcaaatcaaactaatgttctaaaacttatatataattgttaatttgatatttgataatttatttttatattaaattctattaaaatattttttatttatattatggttaaattaattctaaatgcatttattgtatttttaacatcaaatccaaatttgtttcaattgattttaaaaacaaattacacTTAGGACCTAATATAAACTCAATTAATGGGTTTTGGGCttaaaataaacacaaatttaCTATTGCATTAAAATCCATCTATGAAAATCGaactaaatggaaaaaatgtttgattttgttcgattttaatcatatataaaatcGATTATATCAGTTcgattagattatttttttttaaccaaaaaccAATCGAATCGAACTTATTTACACGCCTACCTCAATGTAGTTTATCTCAATGAAATATGTATGCTACTGCGttagattatttaattatctGGATTAGTGGCaaataaacaatgaaaatttgattagaTTAGACCCAAAAATTGAGCAAATAATTGGCTTGATGACCAATTAAAAGAGCACAACAAGATTGATGTCATCTAACCCTacaaaagatgatgatgatCCTACAACTTGAAGTATGATCTATCTATCAagatttgatattattttatcacgatttttttttaaccccaaaatacattttctttattttcaaataaaatacatattaaatAGTGTGAAATGGTGGACATAGTTGCAATTTTTGTGTATTTAATATGACTTGTGGGTCAGTATGAActtaattcaattataaatgCTAATGCCCACTCAACCCTTTCAAACCTTCTATTAAATTCAAGCTCATGAATGTTCATTAATTAGGGTTTAGATCTAAAATGTAAtggaaatattataatatttttaaattatttggcAGACAGCCCAACCAAAAACAAGGTGGGCATGAAGTGCGTCTCTGAGTTCTGACATggagttttaatatttttatattattttataatttatattatagtattcatttatattttttcttaattcttcaaatatatatattaaattgtaCACCTTAAAGAAATAGCAgtaaagatttttcttttctttttttcaaagaaaaaatgtaCTCATAAATTGCATCTCCATTACTAGAAGAATGATTTTGGCCGTGACTAAAAATCACAAAAGGTGTGATTATAACATATAATTGCATAATAAAGTAATCACTACAAAGTGTGATTAGTTATGTCCTATGGCCgtgattgtttttatttttcatgactATAGATTCTATTATAGCCGCAGTCAATTGGTGACCGTGACCAAAAGTATGATAAGGAATGTGGTAACAATTAATTGGTAACTGTGACCAAAAgtcattttaagttttattttttatttttttatttttggagaaattcttaaatataaagtttgaaactttttttaaaatattctcaatcatttttccttttttcttttttcttataatttatatttcatatattgtAATTTATAAAAGCtttatctaattatttataTCCGTatataatctaaaaaaaaaagaataatattatcTACAAGTCAACAAACATATTctcttatattaaatataaaacataatttttttcttagtctATCCCTACATTAAATTGCTTTATATAATGATATTTATTGTAAAAccttaataaatgaatatttgataAACTAATAAAtccacttaaataataaaatcttttatccCGATTTAGGCTAAGtatactaaattaataaccttactaaatgtataagataataagttttttttagtattccttaagaaatataaattaatagcgaatgaagtatataaaaaaataacaaacaaaaatttataataaaaaaattgaataacttttattttttcaattcaacttttttttaacatattcaTCTAAAGATGTTtgtcttttctttatattaacCTTATTCTTAATAACcccacttaaataataaaatcttttgtcttaatttatactaatactaaattaataacctcaCTATATGtataagataatatttttttttaaagaaatccttaggaaatataaattaataagtgGTAAAGtacatgaaaaagaaatagCAAACAAGAATTGAGTGTTCATAAAATAGGCATCTAAAGTTGTTtgtcttttctttatattaacCTTATTCTTAATAACcccacttaaataataaatttttttgtcttaatgTACACTAGtatactaaattaataacccCACTAAATGtatgagataataatttttttttttttttagaaatcctTAGGAAATATCAATTAATAAGTGGTAAAGTacctaaaaaaaatagcaaacaagaattgagtttttttttttttttacaacttctattttctcaaaatatacatataaagttctttgaatttttaaaaattttgtttctgtTGCCAAGAATCGAACCCAAGTCTCCTAGGTGAAAGCCAGACATCCTAACCACTAGACGACAATGGATTTTTGgtattattttctcttatatataaacaaaaaaaaaaccctaattttttatagtttaaattAGGGAACAAAAATTTTTCAATCATCTATAATGaaatttagtaaaaatttgATTAAGCAAAAATACTAGAATTTGAtcttttgatattaaaaaaaaaaaaaaaaaaaaaagcctcatGAAATTGGCCTTACCTTGAAGCTTCCATTGATGAACTTTGGAATTCTTATTTGATCCTCATGGCATTTCAAGCCAATGTCCTACAAATTAATGACTTTTGTCATTACTGCTCCTCTTATAACTACACTCCTAAAAAAACAAGTATCCTTCCTCAATAGTCTATGAGAAGGACAATCTCAAAGCAAAATAAGTGGACAGTTGCTCTCTTATATGTAATGTCCTCTGAATTCAAAATTATGgttgtgtggaccccgcatttcggctcaatgcgtttcccactcgatggcgagctcgatttattttcaaaaaatttgatttttattgattatttgaaaatgacttggagtcgccacttatttttgtttttgttttttttttaaaagggtaaacaaaataagaaagaaaaccctaagtgcgactccttattttggaaaaggtgatctacgaaaaaccagatcaggctcgggggtcaggttacttatcgggaaggtacggtaaagaccatagcacccctctaagtccctaaagtcgggtctctactaataaaatgaagcaatcatgacaattgatgagggaatcaatgaatactcagaacGATCATGCAcgtgtgagaatctaaacatgtgtacagaaaatgacccgagcgggtgtggatgcgtacctgggctgtgatccataaagcgctatcaagaagtgaggttagcgcacaattaaggaataacttcgagcatgtcatagagcagaataaatcaatcatgtatcataatcaaatcgATCTATCTGTCAATCAATTGAtcaatcacatatgtggggcccccaccaaaacccgtttattttgcatgaattaatatcaccgATTCTATTATTCCAGAATTATGAAAAGTTCATTCATGCTCGTTAAagtcaagaggagcagaagattgtttaaaagccagagcggaattaaaactattcgggagaaaattagatttttgaaatttatttggaaattagagtctcgaaaattatttgaagattggagtcttgaaaattaaatttaagaattggaatttcagatattaaatttgaaagaaattagaattttggaaatcggaaattaggttcagaaattggaattttgaagaatggtttaaaatggaatttcaaaataaatatctaaaataataataattaaatagattaatgagaatattggaattttcagaaacaGAAATCTAATTCGGAAGtcgaaaattttaataaattgtttaaaatgaaattttagaataaataaataaaataattaaatagatcagtgtgaatattggaacttttggaattaaaaattaaaatcggaaagtcggaaattttagtagattgtttaaaatggaattttagaataaataaataaaataataataataataattaaataaattaatgtgaatattggaatttttagaaatagaaatttaattcggaagtcggaaattttaatgaattgttcaaaatggaattttagaataaataaataaaataataataataatgaaa
It encodes:
- the LOC117934043 gene encoding LOW QUALITY PROTEIN: probable pectinesterase/pectinesterase inhibitor 59 (The sequence of the model RefSeq protein was modified relative to this genomic sequence to represent the inferred CDS: inserted 1 base in 1 codon) encodes the protein MATKIVSLMVFISFSSSIFSTAQSXNGRGNIKWWCNTTPHPEPCKYFMSHSHQRFAPDHKSDFRRMLVQVAMDRALHGQRQVLRSGSNCVNKSQKGAWNDCLKLYEDTVYQLNQTLQGLHGNQSCSDFDAQTWLSTAFTNLETCQDSANDLNVTNFIFPLMSNNVSQLISNSLAINDGLMEGTSYRGGFPSWVSAGERKLLQSTSLATSANLVVAKDGSGDFSSIQAAINAAAKRTSSGRFIIYVKKGLYRENIEVGINVNNITLVGDGMKKTIITGSRSVRGGYTTYNSATAGIQGLRFIARGITFKNTAGPKNGQAVALRSSSDLSVFYHCAFQGYQDTLMVHSQRQFYRECYIYGTIDFIFGNAAVVFQQCMIFARRPLQGQANVITAQGRGDPYQNTGISIHNSRILAASDLKPVVGSFKTYLGRPWQRYSRTVILKTYLDSLVDPSGWSPWGTSNFAQSTLYYGEYQNFGPSSSTRNRVKWSGYHVITSATVASRFTVGSFIAGQSWLPATRVPFTSGL